TACATGGTTTCCTTCCACGCCTTTAAACCAAAGGCCTCGGAGATTTCGTGTACATTGGCGTAGATGGCGTACTTCCAGAATGACTGAAATATCACATTAATTTGTTTCTCCCAAATAAATTATAGACACGCGAGCTCCCCTATTTCttttttgaacaattttgaCCTCTCACCTTTTCCTTCCCACTCTGTCTGCCTGTCCACCTGTCTCTGATTCTTTCACTCCCTTCTTTCAACCCATCCCACAATTCTCCCACACTCTGACTGTCATGTAGTCTATCACTTTCATTCTGCCTGCCTCTCACCATCTCATCCCCACCTCTTCCTCTTTATCCCTCTCTCAAAGAATGCACCTTTAACCGGGCATGTTGGCTcattggtagagcgtccgcctcacgaatgggaggtcgtgggttcgatccccggccgagtcataccaaagacttataaaaatgggaccttctgccttcttgcttggcgcttAGCATGTAgactggagaagggtaataataacgaATTATGTTaggcagggcccgctggaagagcagtcttacgattgaagtggctaccctgggtaaataaagcattaatatcattatcatttatagCAACGACTTAACTTCATAACTACACAGATTCTTCATGTATCTTTCTTCTCTTCATCATATAGATCATCTGTCTCAGTATATTTACCAGAAAATGCCTGGAGTATTTATAAAGAGCCAAGTGTGACTCCAAACTGCACTCCCCACTCCATGTGGAATATTAAACACTACCGCATTAGTCAAATAATGCATGGGTATGGAAAATTTTACCTATATATGTTCATCAGTGAGATGGCATGTTGAATATTATCTGAAGTGTGCATTGGTGCTAGAAATACAGCGTTTAGTCAAACTTACCACTGTTGAATATTATCTGAAGTGTGCATTGGTGCTAGAAATACAGCGTTTAGTCAAACttaccactctttggaaaaaaaGGAATGCCATCACAATAACCACTTATTAAgaacattatgaataaaaaaatatttattacttAGTATCTATGTACCATCTAGTCcattattcatgaaaacataCATTTATTGTCCTAAATTATATTTCACGAATGAATTCATCGAATATTTCTACAACTACATGTTCTTCATGTACCACCATAAGTAGTATAGTTACCCTTCCATcctaaaaggaaaaaaataaaatcacactAATGAGAAATATATATGGGGTATTGTTATTGCTCTTGTTTACTATGAAGGTATCTTTGgtgataaacaaaaaataaaacaaaaaaaattacataacaATCACAGTCTACAAGAACAAACAAAGAAACAcctaaaactaaaaaaataataagggcAAATGTATAAATTCATCCCGATTAGTTTTGTGATCACATATCCCTCTGCAACTTTGTcaaaataggatttttttttaattgaacgTGGGCCCACATTATTAGATGTTTACAATGTAATTCattatcaatgaaaatcaaCCAGCAATATCCATTTGTACATGTGaataaaagaagataaaattatGTTGAACCAATGACGGGCGACTCCACAAATGCAAATCTTtccattatcaacattttttagaGTCTGTGTGACTGTTTTGTACATTTCCTTCCTTTTTACCTGTACCATAATGCAATGACCAGGTGGGTgtatcataaagctgtttgtgagTTACAAGTGACTTTACGAAAGACTAGTAATTCATTCTCGAGGTAAATGGCATACACCAGATTTACATTGATATGGACTTAGTTCATCAGAAAGGGTTACCAGTCACATGTAAAAGTCACTTGTTAGTTTTATGATCACAAGCTTTGCGATTCTAAGCTTGTTAGAATTTGACTCTGGAGGAAGGAAACAAAATCATATCTGAAGCAAGAATCCTATACTTTTGACTCTTAGCAAATTTATTGCCCTTCCTCcttaaagggatgctctgggctgaagatatttatatctcaataagtaaagtaaaattcacagagcaaagtgctgaaattttgatcaaaatcggataacaaataatgttaatgaattttaaagatttgcattattctggtgaaacagttctaggcatgtcttcatgaatattcattaggtgggctgatgtcatatccctaaatgttcttttgtattttattatatgaaattaatttaattcaaaaaattACTATCAAAAACTAAAACgattgaattgacaactgattaggtgcattagttatttcctgctgcaacttatttcatcacaatgaaaacacatcatttacacatgcatgaacaaatgaaacaattatgatttcatgtaataaagaaaaaggaaagtggggatgtgacatcatcagcccacctaaggtatattcataaagacatgcctagtcagcctagaactgtttcaccggaataatgcagatctttgaaattcagtaactatattatttgttatccaattttgaaattttcagcattttgctctgtgaattttactctatttatttaaatataaatatcttcagcccgaAGTATCCCTTTAAGAATCTTGGATATGACCCTGATACAAACTATTAAACATGACTACAAACAGAAATTATGTTGTAACACAAAATTAAGAGGGTGATATTGCAAATGACAATTAATACGATAAGGAATTTATTCCACACTTGGAAACTTTACTCTTGTAAAAGGGTTTCAATTGTAATGTTAATACTGAAAATAAGCTTTTACTCTTGCTTACGTAATGAAGCatacaaatattaaaacaagGTAATTAATTTTTCATACCTGACGGGTTCATaggacctggggcccgttgcagaaagagttgcgatcaatcgcaactctgaaAGTCATGCGcgacttgattttcaaccaatcaacagcatgcatttgggacttgcgattgatctttttttacttgcgtttaaatgcaactctttctgcaccAGACCCCAGAGCTGCCTGAAAGTATTTTGCAATGAATTGCATATTTCACATAACAATTATGACTGGATAAATGTCAGCCTTGTAAACAAAGTGTTTATTTAACAACAATCCTGATTGTCTATTCCCATTTGCAACTTAATACTGCATTTGTGTGTCTTCAGGAGACCACTGGGGGTGAgtcaataaacaaaaataaattcgaCATGTACATTGACCTACAGACcctttaaattttcattcaacTGTTACTGGATACCTCCCAGGACATGTTTGACAAAACATCACTCAAGTCCAAAAGTTATTTCTTTCATGGACAAAAAATACATGCATAGTTGATCCTTGAATATATGAATATGCATCTGAATGATCAAACTCTCGAATAATTAAACTGCTTTATAGGAACTCAAGTACTCAACTCTAGCAAAGACCAGAAGAAAAGACCACCGGTTTCTAGATTAGAACCAAAACATCTTCTAGTTGATTACAAATAAACACCCGTCAAAGATTGATGTCAGGATACGGACTAATCATCAAAATGGTAGGGATCATCAGAGGGATCGACAGGGATTTTCTTCAGTTCTACAACTGCTCTCTTGTTATCTAGAGACAACCTTCTCATGGTTTCAGGTGAACCCCTAACCCTGCTTTCCAAAGGAGAAGAAGACTTGGTAGTCTCCAATATAGAAGGCTTGCTCCTCAATTCACTTGTAATGGTGGTCTTTGATTCTGTAAATGTCCTAGGGCTAGAGTCGGCTAACGTTTTAGGTTTTTCCTGTTCAGCACTAAGCCTGCTTTTCATTTCCAAGGGTACCTTGCTCTTCAAGTCGGAAGATAGTATACCCCATGAGCTGGAAGTATCACTTGATGGTCCAGTGACATCTAGGACTGGTTTGGACTTGGTGTAGTCTGTACTAGATCGCATCTTAATATCAAACATTGATTTATTCTGGAGAGCCGATGCAAGAACAGTCCTCTCCTCGCCTTTGCTCTTGAGTTCCATCATGGCTGGGTTTCTGAGCTCAAATGAACCAGGTCTTGCACCAACAAGCTCCTTGATGCTTAGGTCCATCGAAGGTCTCAAAGGAGCTTCTGGTAACATCTTAGGAGCTGCATGACTCAAGATGGTTGGCGAGGCAGATTTGCGACCCGTTGCGATCTCCAGAATGGCAGGTCCTTTGTAGCTTGGTTGAGGTGACCTAGAAAATGGTCTGACATCTGTTTTCATGAAGAGATCCCTGAGCTGTTGCTTGCCATCAGTTTCTGCTTTGCTCACATTGGGTACTTGTTCTTGAGAGTCCAAGCTGGGAAATCCAAACAATCTAGCTTTGTCAAAGAGCTTACTCTTGTCAATCTTCTCCAAGCAAATCTTAGGCTCCTCAGCCATGCCTTGAGGATCATTGAACTCAAACTCATCCTTCTCCACATCAATTGTTTGATCTTCACTGGTGTGGGATGTCTTCAAGGTTATCTTTTCCTCTCGGAAATCTTTCGGTTTCCAGTCTTTCTCCTGGCCCATCTTCACAACATCAATCATCTCGGAATCACCATCATGTCCGTTATCCCTCGATGCTTTCTTCTTATCATTTCCAGCTCCCTTAGCGTACTTCTTGACCGCCTTGTCATACCGATCTTTCTCCTTCTCATACATCAGATAGTAATGCTAAAAAGTAACGGACAAACAAAAAGCAATATTTGCAGATTACGAATTATACATGATAGTCTTGCAACAATTTTCTTGCTTCTCAAATCAAGTCTACCAACTGAAGCCTGTGACCGAATAATCAATATTGGCTCCTTCAGAGAGATGACCTCTTGAGACCAGATTCAATAGCACGTGATGATGATTTGGAAGGAAACAAATTACATCATCCTAACAAGAATGTCCACTATGTATCCATAGGGGACTACTCTGTATAAAAATGGGCCCACTTAGAAAGGCTGGACCGTCTTTTGTTTCTATCTACCTAtccatttatcttttttatcaaTCTATACATCGACAGGTTTCACTTGtagatctatctatctctctatctttctataaagctttctatctatccatctattgTCCATCCgtctatttatctatccatctatctaatctaatctatctatctatccatccatccatccatccatccatccatctaatctaatctaatctatctatctatctttctatctataataatattaatatatacagtgtatcaaacaattatttgtaCACCTTTCAAATTGTTACTTCAAagcaaattaaataaaaagtacTGAAAATTAGACCCAAAAAAGTGACTGCATtgtagaatatacatgtaccttttgaACCTAAGTGAATTTtcccataattatttcataattataccttttttcataaaaatattaattttcacccccaaaCAATTATTTGTACACTTTCCATTTAGAGCCCATTTTCCCTGTTTACAGATCTTAAATTCTAATAAAAGAATGGTTTATCATACAAAGGGGATTAATCTGCCTATTGTTAGAGAGCAGGAATGTCTCCTGGGGTTCCTCGCACATCAAAAGGTCGAAAACTCTTGTATTTTACCATTCAACCCTGGTTAATCCTTATTGATACAGAAACATGCCTGAAATAGCAACATCTTTTGAAGTTATTGTGTACAactgattttcttttccatGGCAGTCCTTTCTATTCCCTCCTGTAGTATCTGTGACCATTTACTACAGTCATTATAAGGGTCAGTTGTAGTTTTTGAACATGGCTAAGACCTGTGAAGTACCAAGAGCCTTGAGGGAAAGGGTTGTGAAATTCCACAAAGATGGAGTTTCTGTACGTAAGATAGCAAGAAGACTTGATATGAAGCATACAACAGTGCAGTATATCATCCAAAAATTCAAGAAGACAGGTAGTGTTGAAAATAAGAagggaagaggaagaaagagagcgACATCTTCAAGGACGGACAGGTACATCAAAGAGGTTGTGATGAGAGACCGGAAGTTGTCTGCCAAGCAACTTGTCAAGCAGGTGGAAGCAAGTACAGGCACCAAGGTTTCCACCCAAACAATCAGGAACAGACTGACAGAACGTGGACTGCATGGTAGGATTCCTCGTAAGAAGCCATTCATCAGTCAGAAGAACAAGATGAAACGCCTGAACTTCGCCAGGGAGCATATTGACAAGCCTGCTAGATTCTGGAAAACGGTGCTTTGGTCTGACGAGTCCAAGTTTAATATGTTCGGTTCAGATGGTCGTCAGCGAGTTTGGCGTACTTCGAAGGAGGCATACAGCCCTAAGTGCTTGAAACCAACTGTCAAGCATGGAGGTGGAAACGTGTTGGTGTGGGGTTGTATGGCTTCTGCTGGCGTAGGCAACCTCTACTTCATTGAGGGAATCATGAATGCTGACCTGTATAAGAGCATCCTTTCACAACAGATGATGCCATCTGCTGCCAAACTGCTTGGACGCCATTTTATTTTCCAACATGATAATGATCCTAAGCACACGGCGAAAGTTGTGACAGCATTTCTGGCCAAGAAGAAGGTATCTGTGCTCAAATGGCCAGCGCAGAGTCCGGATTTGAATCCAATAGAGCATCTCTGGGATGAAATGGAGAGAAATCGCCCATCGACTCCCCCCAGCAACAAAGAAGACCTGAAAGCCACGCTTCAGCAAGCATGGAGCAGCCTGGATCCTGCGGTATGTGAGAAACTGGTTGATAGTATGCCCAGGAGACTGCGTGCCGTTATTGACGCCAAAGGAGGACCCACTAAGTACTAGAAAGAGACTTTAAGTAGAAAAGAACTCAAAGTgtacaaataattgtttttccttaaaaaatcacattttggggaaaaattcTAAAAGTAataagaattgtatgtttttacTTTGCTTTGAACAAAGAGGATACATCATTTGTCAAATGTTATCAGttaataaatttatgttttcaGTGAAAACTATTTTATCCTTGTTTGAATCGTTGTTTTATGGGTGtacaaataattgtttgatacactgtatatctatctacatgtatctatctatctacatgtatctatctatctacatgtttctatctatctatctatctatctatctgataatctatcattattttcattcttttatgtATCATGTTACCTTCTTTTCCTCTTCACTCAGGAACTTCCATTGTTTAGCCAGCTGTCTGGTGAGGTCCTGGTGGCTAAGGTCAGCAGAGTAGATGCCATTGCCCTCGCCATCCTGTACCTTCTGTCTCTCCTGTTGGCAGTACATCAGGAAGGCATTGGCTGGCTTCTTGGGTGCATTTGGATCTGTCAGGAAAATCAGGAGAATGATCAAGACAAGTACAAGcacaaaacatttatacaaTAATGgcatctctctctctattgctctctcttttcctttcacCCTCCCATCCTAGGAccttacaatacatgtatttctcaaCTTCTGAaaattctttctctcttcttctgCATCCTACATATCACTTCCTGAATAGCTCCATTCTCGGCACAATTTTTGTACAAATAACTACAACTTAACAGAGCCCAATCCATGAAAACTAACCTCTATCTCTTGGAAtcagaaagaaaacaaatcacaTCTTATGATCCCCTTGCATAGCACAGAAAATCACAAGCTGCATTGTGCTATTAAAGCaagtgattattattatgaggtggtattaatttgaataaaaattagatacataaatggtatttattgtgataaaaattCAATTAGCAGCCAAAGGCTTAATTACATGAATTTGTACAGAGTAAAATTTCagtaaacaaacaagcaaaacagcaacaacaaaaaaattatactatTGGAAAGGGGATACAAAAGGAAATGTATACAGAGGGAAAAGTAATGGCTAAAGGAGGAATGGGGAAAGATAAGCTCTTAAACTTTTTGTCATCATGGCTCCCATCATGATTAATGTCATTATGACcataatcattatgatcatcattgtGAACAatacctttttctctctccggCTTGTTGACATCTCTTGATCGCTTCTTCCTGCCTGGCTTGCCCTGAACTGCAGGGGTCTGAGGTGTGTCCTTCAGGGAGAGTGTCTCCTCACCTTTGGTAGGTCCTCCTTGACTGAATGGGCTGAAGACTGCAGCATTCTCTGCCATAGCTGGCCCACTAGACGATGGGCTTTCTGCTGCCCCTATCATTGCACCAGGCAGCTCGTCCTGTAGAGTTAAATGTCAATGACGCGGTCAAGGTCAAACTTGACATATAAACAATACAGTCTTTTACAACTCAAGTTCCAACCAAAACAAGCTGATTTAGCA
This genomic window from Lytechinus variegatus isolate NC3 chromosome 10, Lvar_3.0, whole genome shotgun sequence contains:
- the LOC121422526 gene encoding uncharacterized protein LOC121422526, which gives rise to MQETYKRRYISLKRKCDSLEMSNERVLNRLFHVKKYIHKLSRERRGLAKKLTELGDEFKKSDLTVPLEDELPGAMIGAAESPSSSGPAMAENAAVFSPFSQGGPTKGEETLSLKDTPQTPAVQGKPGRKKRSRDVNKPEREKDPNAPKKPANAFLMYCQQERQKVQDGEGNGIYSADLSHQDLTRQLAKQWKFLSEEEKKHYYLMYEKEKDRYDKAVKKYAKGAGNDKKKASRDNGHDGDSEMIDVVKMGQEKDWKPKDFREEKITLKTSHTSEDQTIDVEKDEFEFNDPQGMAEEPKICLEKIDKSKLFDKARLFGFPSLDSQEQVPNVSKAETDGKQQLRDLFMKTDVRPFSRSPQPSYKGPAILEIATGRKSASPTILSHAAPKMLPEAPLRPSMDLSIKELVGARPGSFELRNPAMMELKSKGEERTVLASALQNKSMFDIKMRSSTDYTKSKPVLDVTGPSSDTSSSWGILSSDLKSKVPLEMKSRLSAEQEKPKTLADSSPRTFTESKTTITSELRSKPSILETTKSSSPLESRVRGSPETMRRLSLDNKRAVVELKKIPVDPSDDPYHFDD